One Nicotiana tomentosiformis chromosome 1, ASM39032v3, whole genome shotgun sequence genomic window, taactttgaccgaaaaaatacttttgaccaAAAAAAAATTTCACCAAATGGGCTATAAATATAAGAGGATGAGCAAAAACATTTGCTCAAAATAGATTTAGGAGGGTTTAAAATGAATAGCTTCTTTTCAATGGAAATATGTAGTTTTTTATCCatctcttttattattttttctgaATCTACTAAAGAAATTTCTTATCAGTTATTGACTGCGGTATACAAACTTGTTTCCAGCAAAGGAGAAGAAAAGGAGAAAGGTTGGGAAGAAACTACTGAGCTCCTGAAATTTCTTGAAAATGAACTCCAAAATAAGAAATTCTTTGGAGGAGACAACATTGGATTCCTCGACATCGTTGCCAGTTACATTCACTGGTTTGGAGCAATTCAAGAATCACTAGGATTGGAACTATTGACCAAAGAACAATTTCCTAAGTTATGCAAATGGATTGATGAGTTTTTGAGCTGTAGAATTATCATGGAAAATCTCCCTCCTAGAGAATTATTAGTGCCATTATACAAAGCTCAATTTGAAGCAGCAACCAAGTGAGGCCTCGGGGGTTCAAACCCCATCAATAGTGTAACATCCTCTTCCCTTCCCTTCcctgatataataaaaaataaaaataagtgaTGCCTCAAAGCTGAAATAAATGTGTGATATAGAGAAAAATAAAGAATGATATTCCTCGAAATCTATGTCATGAACAATAAAGAATGTTGAacattttgttgttattattataagCAGACAATCAGTTTGAGCTACGCAAATGTGATTTAAGATCCAGCAAAAATCTTGCctaaattttgaaaatatgtTTGGGACAATTATATACGTTATAGTTTTGCTTAAAAGGGCCAACTCGTATGCATGATTATGGCCATTTTGTATAGTGATGAAACTAATTATTAACAAGTTAATTATTAAGCAAAAGGTCCGATAAGATGGagtattaaaatttaaaaagttaaataGACTGTATTCcagaaaattacataaaatacgtATTAATTTCCACGacatttcaaaataagaaatgtCATTTAAGTAGAGAAAAACGGTGTGTCATTTTGCT contains:
- the LOC104106797 gene encoding probable glutathione S-transferase, which codes for MGEVKVYGIIAGPFNRRVELALKLKGVEYEYIEEDRSNKSAQLLKYNPVYKQVPVLVHNGKPICESLIILEYIDETWGDTCPLLPKDPYQRAMARFWAKFIDEKLLTAVYKLVSSKGEEKEKGWEETTELLKFLENELQNKKFFGGDNIGFLDIVASYIHWFGAIQESLGLELLTKEQFPKLCKWIDEFLSCRIIMENLPPRELLVPLYKAQFEAATK